The genomic segment GACCCACCTCCTCGTCGCGGCGCCCGAGCCGGCGCCCACTGTCCATGCTGCGGCCCGGGCGGGTGAGCGGGCCTCACCCGGAGCGGGTGAGACGCTCAGGCGTCCAGCAGGCCGGCGAGTGTGGTGGCGTTGCGCTGCGCGTAGTCCTGGTAGCAGTTGTTCATCAGCACGTGTGTCTGCCCGGCCTCGCCGGCCAGCTCGCGCAGCTTCGGCGCCCAGTCGCGCAGCTCCCGCTCGGAGTAGTCGTAGCCGAACTTCTCGTGGATGTCCTTGCTGGTCCACTTGTCGCTGTGGCCGTGGAACCGGACCACCGCGAGGTCCGCGGTGGCGGCCAGCACCGGCGGTACGGACGACTTGTGTCCCTGCGGCATGTCCACGCAGACGAACGGCAGGTCGTGTTCGCGCAGGAAGCCCAGCGTCTCGTCGGCGTTGTCGCCGTCGAACCAGGAGGTGTGCCGGAACTCGAAGGCCGGGCGCAGCGGCGCGCACCGCCGCGCCACCTCCAGCAGGTACTGCTTGTTCGCGCGCTTGATGGTGAACCAGGGCGGGAACTGGAACAGCAGCGCGCCCAGCTTGCCGGCCTCGACGAGCGGGTCGAGGGCGGACAGGAACCGCGTCCAGACCTCCTCGTACGCCTGCGCGGGCAGGTCGTCGGGGTAGACGTTGCGCTTGTCCGTGTCCGGGCGCAGGTCCTTGTAGAGCGCGGAGACGCGGGTGGGGTGGCCGGTCAGCAGGCTGAACGCCTTGACGTTGAAGGTGAACCCGGCCGGCGTGCGTTCGGCCCACAGCCGGGCGGTCCGCTCGGCCGGCGGCGAGTAGTAGGTGGCGTCCACCTCGACCAGCGGGAACTGCCGGGCGTAGTAGGACAGCCGCTTCTCCGGCGTGTCGGCGCTCGCCGGGTACCAGCCGGAGTCGAGCAGGGTCCGGTCGGTCCACGAGGCGGTGCCCACCTTGATCTCACCCATGGTGGGAGTTCACCGCGTCGGGAACCGACCGGCAACCCGGACGGCGTTCAGGCCGCCCGCCGCTCCCGGGTCTGCTTGCAGGCCACACAGGAGGTCGCGGACGGGAAGATCTCCAGCCGCTCCACCGGGATGGGCGCCGTGCAGCCCTCGCAGAACCCGTAGGTGCCCTCGTCCAGGCGGGTCAGCGCGTGCTCGAACTGCGCCCGCCGGTCCAGGATGGTGCGCAGCAGCGACTGCGCGGTGTCGCGCTCGGCGGTCTTCGTGCCGCTGTCGGCCTGGTCGTCGCCGGCGGTGTCGCCGACCTCCACCAGCCGCAGCACCTGGCTCTGCGCCATGGTGTGCTCGTACTCGGCGGTCAGCTCGTCGTACCGCGACCGCAGGGACTGCCGGATCTGGTCGACCTCCGCCTGGGAGCGGCCGGTGGCTGTCGTGTCGTGGACGAGCATCGCTGCCTGCCTTTCCTACGTCCTCATACCGGTCCGGGGCGGCCAGCGCCCCGGACCTGGTCCGACTGTGAAAGCGCGGGCGACGAGATCACCCGTGCTCTGTGAGCCGGGCGATTACCCCCGGCTCCGGCGGGGCAAACCGCCTTTTTCCTGAGTGTTTCCGGTGAGTCCGCAGCCGCTGGTCAGGCGGCCTCGACGAGCGCCGGGTGGCGCGGGTCGTCGGCACGGACCACCACGTCGGCGAAGGACGCGGGGACGACCTCGTCGGCGTAGCGGGCGAAGGCGGGCAGCGTCCAGCGCAGCGCCGGGTCGGTGCGCCGGTGCAGCGCCGCCGGGGAGAGCACGAGATGGACCGTGACGTCGAACGGCAGCGCGCCGCCGAGCAGCAGCGCGCCGCTGACCAGGACCACGCCGCCGGGCGGCAGATCCACGTACGCGGCCCGGCTGGCCCGGTCGGCGGCGGCGTCCCACAGCGACGGCAGCAGCCGGCCCGAGCCGTCCGGACCGGCCGGGTCGAGCACCTCGCGGCGCAGCCCCGGTTCGTCGAGCCAGCCCTCGTAGTAGGCGTCCGGGTTGGTGCGGCCGTGCTCCAGGCGCACCGAGGCGGGGCGGAGGAAGTCGTCGGCGCGCACGTGCAGCACCGGCCGGCCGGCGGCGCGCAGCGGGTCGACGAGCGCGTCGGCGAGCGCGGCCGGACCGGCGGCGGGCGGGCCGTCCACGGCGACCCGCAGCCGGCCGGGCGTCCCGGTGCGGGCGAGACGCTCGGCCAGCTCGGTGACGAGCAGGTCGGGGCTGATCGGGCGCACGCGCATCGGACCATCCTGCCGCGCGGACGGGCGGGTCACCACATGATCGCTCCGGGCGGTCGGGGCTCCGTCCGGCGGCGGTCGTCGGGTGGTGGTCCCGGTGGTCAGCCGGTGCGGTCGATGGTGACCCGGGCGTCGTCGGCGAGCCGGTAACCGACGCCGTAGACGGTGGTGACGAGCGGGACGTCCACGCCGACCTTGCCGCGCAGGCGGCGTACGTGCACGTCGACGGTGCGGACGCCGGCGTGCTCGTACCCCCAGACGGCGTTGAGCAGTTGCAGGCGGGTGAACACCCGGCGGGGGTGGGCGACCAGGTGCAGCAGCAGGTCGAACTCCAGGCGGGTCAGCGGCAGCGGCTCGCCGTCGCGCAGCACCGACCGGGACGACGCGAGGATGTGCAGCGTGGGGATGGTCGGGGCGAGCGGGCGCGCCGGA from the Micromonospora sp. WMMA1947 genome contains:
- a CDS encoding DUF72 domain-containing protein, which encodes MGEIKVGTASWTDRTLLDSGWYPASADTPEKRLSYYARQFPLVEVDATYYSPPAERTARLWAERTPAGFTFNVKAFSLLTGHPTRVSALYKDLRPDTDKRNVYPDDLPAQAYEEVWTRFLSALDPLVEAGKLGALLFQFPPWFTIKRANKQYLLEVARRCAPLRPAFEFRHTSWFDGDNADETLGFLREHDLPFVCVDMPQGHKSSVPPVLAATADLAVVRFHGHSDKWTSKDIHEKFGYDYSERELRDWAPKLRELAGEAGQTHVLMNNCYQDYAQRNATTLAGLLDA
- a CDS encoding TraR/DksA C4-type zinc finger protein, which produces MLVHDTTATGRSQAEVDQIRQSLRSRYDELTAEYEHTMAQSQVLRLVEVGDTAGDDQADSGTKTAERDTAQSLLRTILDRRAQFEHALTRLDEGTYGFCEGCTAPIPVERLEIFPSATSCVACKQTRERRAA
- a CDS encoding uridine kinase → MRVRPISPDLLVTELAERLARTGTPGRLRVAVDGPPAAGPAALADALVDPLRAAGRPVLHVRADDFLRPASVRLEHGRTNPDAYYEGWLDEPGLRREVLDPAGPDGSGRLLPSLWDAAADRASRAAYVDLPPGGVVLVSGALLLGGALPFDVTVHLVLSPAALHRRTDPALRWTLPAFARYADEVVPASFADVVVRADDPRHPALVEAA
- a CDS encoding winged helix-turn-helix domain-containing protein, which gives rise to MSVSPASSRAGWHTSQPAVPGRPPGGQRRPANTAAGPMLTVTLTIPLACEESLTPAARRLLDAAREMLERGDAVVSAGTVPAERRPDVPAGRAPARPLAPTIPTLHILASSRSVLRDGEPLPLTRLEFDLLLHLVAHPRRVFTRLQLLNAVWGYEHAGVRTVDVHVRRLRGKVGVDVPLVTTVYGVGYRLADDARVTIDRTG